The following proteins are encoded in a genomic region of Micromonospora olivasterospora:
- a CDS encoding class I SAM-dependent methyltransferase, giving the protein MNAPAPAAGAGATALTAATGGLALSEDAVFADFAARVPLAGAHVVEIGGSLSENLAELHGVGRWTSVDPNRPAGAGPSGRTEVVRARAEDMPLPDASADAVFSSNAFQFIDVTATLAQVRRVLRPGGLLYAHFGPIWSAVDGHQLEYVSYEGRDLLFWQDTLLPPWAHLAYDRAELRQLLGTALPDDLADLLVWHVYDSATVNRLFFEDYVEAVLHSGLDLVEARASHHLDYELRLPAFDPQHLREVTPAELAATWTARRGRPTRVGARDVLLVLRQPIE; this is encoded by the coding sequence GTGAACGCGCCCGCCCCGGCGGCCGGGGCAGGCGCCACGGCGCTCACGGCGGCGACCGGTGGCCTTGCCCTGTCCGAGGACGCGGTCTTTGCCGACTTCGCCGCGCGGGTGCCGCTCGCTGGCGCCCACGTCGTGGAGATCGGCGGCTCGCTGTCCGAGAACCTCGCGGAGCTGCACGGTGTCGGCCGGTGGACGTCGGTCGATCCGAACCGGCCCGCCGGGGCCGGCCCGTCCGGCCGCACCGAGGTGGTACGGGCGCGGGCCGAGGACATGCCGCTGCCCGACGCGTCCGCCGACGCCGTGTTCTCCAGCAACGCCTTCCAGTTCATCGACGTCACCGCGACCCTGGCTCAGGTACGGCGGGTGCTGCGCCCCGGCGGCCTGCTCTACGCTCACTTCGGCCCGATCTGGAGCGCTGTCGACGGCCACCAGCTCGAATACGTCTCGTACGAGGGCCGCGACCTGCTCTTCTGGCAGGACACGCTGCTGCCTCCGTGGGCGCATCTGGCCTACGACCGGGCCGAGTTGCGGCAGCTGCTGGGCACCGCGCTGCCGGACGACCTCGCCGACCTGCTGGTGTGGCACGTGTACGACAGCGCCACGGTCAACCGGCTGTTCTTCGAGGACTACGTCGAGGCCGTCCTGCACAGCGGACTCGACCTGGTGGAGGCGCGGGCCTCGCACCATCTCGACTACGAGCTGCGGCTGCCCGCGTTCGATCCGCAGCACCTGCGCGAGGTGACCCCGGCCGAGCTGGCGGCCACCTGGACGGCCCGACGCGGCAGGCCCACCCGGGTCGGCGCCCGGGACGTCCTGCTGGTGCTCCGTCAGCCCATCGAATAG
- a CDS encoding Gfo/Idh/MocA family oxidoreductase, whose protein sequence is MRVGLIGAGRIGAVHAQSLAGDPRVRRVDVVDADPDRGRRVAEAVGGHVADSVDALLDDAPDAVVVATPTHTHADLVVRFAARGIPVLCEKPVFADLATARRVAAQVREIGTPVQVAFQRRFDPGYLRGYEAVRSGAVGQLRRMHLVTADPEPPPAAYVAVSGGIHRDCQIHDFDVLRWISGREVVEVYATGANRGAGYIGAAGDADEAVAVLTLDDGTLATMQASRYNGAGYDVRMELAGSSATLAVGLDTRVPLRSVEPDAPPFAAAAWSGFLDRFAAAYRAEVAAFLGLVAASTAGSSTGLFGHCTVDDALQALLIAEAAATSRRERRPVLLAEVGNEIAPVVPVGTAAA, encoded by the coding sequence ATGCGGGTCGGTCTGATTGGTGCGGGGCGGATCGGCGCGGTGCACGCCCAGTCGCTGGCCGGCGACCCGCGCGTGCGCCGGGTCGACGTGGTCGACGCCGACCCGGATCGCGGACGGCGGGTGGCCGAGGCGGTCGGCGGCCACGTCGCGGACAGCGTCGATGCGCTGCTGGACGATGCACCGGACGCCGTGGTGGTCGCCACGCCGACGCACACGCACGCCGACCTGGTCGTACGCTTCGCCGCGCGGGGCATCCCCGTGCTGTGCGAGAAGCCCGTCTTCGCTGACCTGGCCACCGCCCGCCGGGTCGCCGCGCAGGTGCGCGAGATCGGCACGCCGGTGCAGGTCGCCTTCCAGCGCCGCTTCGACCCCGGCTACCTGCGCGGCTATGAGGCGGTGCGCTCCGGCGCCGTCGGACAGCTCCGGCGCATGCATCTGGTGACCGCCGACCCGGAGCCGCCGCCGGCGGCCTACGTGGCCGTCTCCGGGGGTATCCACCGGGACTGCCAGATCCACGACTTCGACGTGCTGCGCTGGATCAGCGGGCGCGAGGTGGTCGAGGTCTACGCGACCGGCGCCAACCGTGGCGCCGGCTACATCGGTGCCGCGGGGGACGCCGACGAGGCCGTGGCCGTGCTGACCCTCGACGACGGCACCCTGGCCACGATGCAGGCGTCGCGCTACAACGGGGCCGGCTACGACGTGCGGATGGAGCTGGCGGGCAGCAGTGCGACGCTGGCGGTCGGGCTCGACACCAGGGTGCCGCTGCGCTCCGTCGAGCCGGACGCGCCACCGTTCGCCGCGGCGGCCTGGTCGGGGTTCCTGGACCGCTTCGCGGCTGCCTACCGCGCGGAGGTGGCGGCCTTCCTCGGCCTGGTCGCGGCGTCGACGGCTGGATCGTCCACCGGGCTGTTCGGCCACTGTACCGTCGACGATGCGTTGCAGGCGCTGCTCATCGCCGAGGCGGCCGCCACGTCGCGCCGCGAGCGGCGTCCGGTACTCCTGGCCGAGGTCGGCAACGAGATAGCGCCGGTCGTGCCGGTGGGGACGGCGGCCGCGTGA
- a CDS encoding carboxymuconolactone decarboxylase family protein — MAAANSSGVSKFRLRVDRLAPHIMQAMEALDGAADKVSLDQGLLELARTRASQLNGCAFCVNAHTQAASEHGATPQQLATLMTWREAPFFSDRERAALLLTEAVTLVNQAPVTDELWAEVGAHFTETELAELLWSIAVINVWNRIAGTAHPWPVA, encoded by the coding sequence ATGGCCGCTGCCAACTCTTCCGGCGTCTCGAAATTCCGATTGCGAGTCGACCGTCTCGCGCCGCACATCATGCAGGCGATGGAGGCCCTCGACGGGGCCGCCGACAAGGTGAGCCTCGACCAGGGGCTGCTCGAGCTGGCCCGCACGCGGGCGTCGCAGCTCAACGGATGCGCGTTCTGCGTCAACGCGCACACGCAGGCCGCCAGCGAGCACGGCGCCACGCCGCAGCAGCTGGCGACGCTGATGACGTGGCGGGAGGCGCCGTTCTTCTCCGACCGCGAGCGCGCCGCGCTGCTGCTGACCGAGGCGGTGACCCTCGTGAACCAGGCGCCGGTCACCGACGAGCTGTGGGCCGAGGTCGGTGCCCACTTCACCGAGACCGAGCTGGCGGAGCTGCTGTGGTCGATCGCGGTCATCAACGTGTGGAACCGCATCGCCGGTACCGCCCACCCGTGGCCCGTGGCGTGA